One Natrinema longum genomic window carries:
- a CDS encoding urease subunit gamma — translation MNLSPKEMERLTVFMAAELARRRKDRGVKLNHPETVAYISDWACEAAREGKSVSRIRSEATQLLTREDVMDGVPELVDMIQVEPVFPDGTKLVTVHDPIRADSPAQLETVDPDPGADLETAADTESAEGE, via the coding sequence ATGAACCTCTCGCCAAAGGAGATGGAGCGGCTAACGGTCTTCATGGCCGCCGAACTCGCCCGCCGGCGCAAGGACCGCGGCGTGAAGCTCAACCATCCCGAGACGGTCGCCTACATCTCCGATTGGGCCTGCGAGGCCGCCCGCGAGGGCAAGTCCGTCTCCCGGATCCGTTCCGAGGCGACGCAACTGCTCACCCGCGAGGACGTCATGGACGGCGTCCCCGAGCTAGTCGACATGATTCAGGTCGAGCCGGTCTTCCCCGACGGCACCAAGCTCGTCACCGTCCACGACCCGATTCGTGCCGACAGTCCGGCCCAACTCGAGACGGTCGATCCCGATCCGGGCGCGGACCTCGAGACCGCGGCGGATACCGAGAGCGCGGAGGGCGAGTAA
- the ureG gene encoding urease accessory protein UreG, translating into MGYRDVAKVGLGGPVGSGKTALVRRLVPELVDRGYEVGVIANDIMTQEDADVFRESFADLLPADLVEGVETGACPHTGIREDPSMNLAAIDEFTEHHPELDVVLIESGGDNLAATFNPELADYFLFIISVAEGEDIPRKRGPGVTQADLLVVNKTDLAPHVDADLDVIEDDAATVRGDDPFVFTNCKNGDGVDDVLSHVEREVLFA; encoded by the coding sequence ATGGGGTACCGCGACGTCGCGAAGGTCGGTCTCGGTGGTCCCGTCGGTTCGGGGAAGACGGCGCTGGTCAGACGGCTCGTTCCCGAACTCGTCGACCGGGGGTACGAGGTGGGGGTCATCGCCAACGACATCATGACCCAGGAGGACGCCGACGTCTTCCGGGAGTCGTTCGCCGATCTGCTGCCCGCAGACCTCGTCGAGGGCGTCGAAACCGGGGCCTGTCCGCACACGGGGATCCGTGAGGATCCGTCGATGAACCTCGCGGCCATCGACGAGTTCACCGAGCACCACCCCGAGCTGGACGTGGTCCTGATCGAGAGCGGCGGCGACAACCTCGCCGCGACGTTCAACCCCGAACTGGCGGACTACTTCCTGTTCATCATCTCCGTCGCGGAGGGCGAGGATATCCCGCGCAAGCGCGGCCCCGGCGTCACGCAGGCCGACCTGCTGGTCGTCAACAAGACGGACCTCGCACCCCACGTCGACGCCGATCTGGACGTGATCGAGGACGACGCTGCCACGGTCCGGGGCGACGACCCCTTCGTGTTCACCAACTGCAAGAACGGCGACGGGGTCGACGACGTGCTCTCCCACGTCGAGCGTGAGGTGTTGTTCGCGTGA
- a CDS encoding urease accessory protein UreD, producing MSGAHSSATDPDTARLPPAFEAYATDSLAQAPAGGPGKNGLLEATFAREGGSPTRLVRDRVRVPYHLTGTLETDPAPGLTTLVAQEPTGGVAQGDRHRMRLDARAGARAHVTTQSATKVHSMAANYAHLETAIRVAEGGYLEYVPGPTIVNEDARCLQTIAVDLAPASVVVVADVLVPDGLTDHEPFGFDHYHARVEAEYDGRLVCADAVDLRPDERDPRDPASVGEYGVVGSLYAFAPGEADPDGLSPDLESLVEAIRDRLAEREDVAVGVSRLPSDAGAIVRLLGHRQTDVTAAVRDAWDETRRATLGVGAPADRRY from the coding sequence GTGAGCGGGGCTCACTCGAGCGCAACGGACCCCGATACGGCGCGATTGCCGCCCGCTTTCGAAGCCTACGCCACCGACTCGCTCGCGCAGGCTCCCGCGGGCGGGCCGGGCAAGAACGGGCTGCTCGAGGCGACGTTCGCCCGCGAGGGGGGCAGTCCGACCCGGCTCGTCCGCGATCGCGTGCGCGTCCCCTACCATCTGACCGGCACCCTCGAGACCGATCCCGCACCCGGTCTCACGACGCTGGTCGCACAGGAGCCGACCGGCGGCGTCGCACAGGGCGACCGGCATCGGATGCGACTCGACGCGCGGGCCGGTGCTCGCGCACACGTGACGACCCAGAGCGCGACGAAGGTCCACAGCATGGCCGCCAACTACGCCCACCTCGAGACCGCGATCCGGGTCGCTGAAGGGGGGTACCTCGAGTACGTACCGGGGCCGACGATCGTCAACGAGGACGCCCGCTGTCTCCAGACGATCGCGGTCGATCTCGCCCCGGCGTCGGTCGTCGTCGTCGCGGACGTGCTCGTTCCCGACGGCTTGACCGACCACGAGCCGTTCGGCTTCGATCACTACCACGCGCGCGTCGAGGCCGAGTACGACGGGCGGCTGGTCTGTGCCGACGCCGTCGACCTCCGGCCCGACGAGCGCGATCCGCGGGACCCCGCAAGCGTCGGCGAGTACGGCGTCGTCGGCTCGCTGTATGCTTTCGCTCCGGGCGAAGCCGATCCCGACGGGCTCTCTCCCGACCTCGAGTCGCTCGTCGAGGCGATTCGCGACCGGCTCGCCGAGCGCGAGGACGTCGCGGTCGGCGTCTCGAGGCTCCCCTCCGATGCCGGGGCGATCGTCCGGCTCCTCGGCCATCGACAGACGGACGTCACTGCGGCCGTCCGCGATGCGTGGGACGAAACGAGACGGGCGACGCTGGGGGTCGGCGCACCCGCCGACCGGCGATACTGA
- the ureE gene encoding urease accessory protein UreE, whose amino-acid sequence MKRIDGIVGNVHADDELAARRVAHEENGTLERVVIDAENRRRSRFRATTDAGTDVGVVVDTPAVSAGDVLLAADDRMIVVAFEPVDALALALPDATAARLEAAVELGHRVGNQHWDLAVDDGTVYVPLEADRHIVERVVDDVVPGAELRETTVEADLFVTALEDEEAGSDGGPGTERGHGVVDHTHGHDGSRHTHEHGPDGTDHTHEHDHSHDH is encoded by the coding sequence ATGAAGCGAATCGACGGTATCGTCGGCAACGTCCACGCCGACGACGAACTCGCCGCTCGACGCGTGGCCCACGAGGAAAACGGCACGCTCGAGCGTGTGGTCATCGATGCCGAGAACCGCCGCCGATCCCGGTTCCGGGCGACGACCGACGCGGGAACGGACGTCGGCGTCGTCGTCGACACCCCTGCGGTGTCGGCTGGCGACGTGTTACTCGCCGCGGACGACCGGATGATCGTCGTCGCGTTCGAGCCCGTCGACGCGCTCGCGCTCGCGCTGCCCGACGCGACCGCGGCGCGTCTCGAGGCGGCGGTCGAACTCGGCCACCGCGTCGGCAACCAGCACTGGGACCTCGCGGTCGACGACGGAACCGTCTACGTCCCGCTCGAGGCGGACCGCCACATCGTCGAGCGCGTCGTCGACGACGTCGTTCCCGGTGCGGAACTCCGTGAGACGACCGTCGAGGCCGACCTGTTCGTGACGGCCCTCGAGGACGAGGAGGCTGGCTCCGACGGCGGTCCCGGAACCGAGCGCGGTCACGGTGTCGTGGATCACACCCACGGCCACGACGGAAGCCGACACACGCACGAGCACGGTCCGGATGGCACCGACCATACCCACGAGCACGATCACAGCCATGACCACTGA
- a CDS encoding urease accessory protein UreF, whose amino-acid sequence MTTEPGSFLTALRLADSFLPVGGYTASYGLEQYLNEDRIEDGDDLRELIAAYLRRVVGPCETVALANAHAASADGDLEGLLAVDERLHAVTMPREFRESSTKAGAKLSELLASDSSGGAATAVGEARGEKVEGASGSPPAADGGDLTVAFADAIETDTTPGHYPVVFGVVSQARGLSRLEACLSHAYSFVTGLLGAAQRLGRFGHTEIQSVLEELEPAVVAVCERHVDDDAATMASFAPLAEIMGMRHERAGRRLFMS is encoded by the coding sequence ATGACCACTGAGCCCGGTTCGTTCCTGACGGCACTCCGGCTCGCCGACTCGTTCCTCCCCGTCGGCGGCTACACGGCCTCCTACGGCCTCGAGCAGTATCTCAACGAGGATCGTATCGAGGACGGCGACGACCTCCGGGAGCTGATCGCGGCCTATCTCCGGCGCGTGGTCGGTCCCTGCGAGACCGTCGCGCTGGCGAACGCCCACGCCGCGAGCGCCGACGGCGACCTCGAGGGGCTGCTGGCGGTCGACGAACGGCTCCACGCGGTGACGATGCCCCGAGAGTTCCGCGAGAGTTCGACGAAAGCGGGTGCGAAGCTGAGCGAACTGCTGGCGTCGGACTCGAGTGGCGGTGCCGCGACCGCGGTCGGGGAAGCCCGTGGAGAGAAGGTCGAGGGAGCCTCCGGGTCGCCACCGGCGGCCGACGGCGGTGATCTCACTGTCGCTTTCGCCGACGCGATCGAGACCGATACGACGCCGGGCCACTACCCGGTCGTCTTCGGCGTCGTCAGCCAGGCGCGCGGACTCTCGCGGCTCGAGGCCTGTCTCTCGCACGCGTACTCGTTCGTCACCGGATTGCTGGGTGCGGCCCAGCGCCTCGGCCGCTTTGGTCACACCGAGATCCAGTCGGTACTCGAGGAACTGGAGCCGGCGGTCGTTGCAGTCTGTGAGCGCCACGTCGACGACGACGCGGCGACGATGGCATCCTTCGCACCGCTGGCCGAGATCATGGGGATGCGCCACGAACGCGCCGGGCGACGGCTCTTCATGAGCTAA
- a CDS encoding MarR family winged helix-turn-helix transcriptional regulator, whose protein sequence is MSTDVGTPEGANTRELVRFVTQETRFALLSNILQHPEGLPSMYELEQLNPSVSEATVYKHVQKLIDAGIVEEVTLPDDERQQGYPWKFYRLTDEGRAFLEKHNLLAAEETLQRIYETISDKPEKMIKYENAPRPDLE, encoded by the coding sequence ATGAGCACCGACGTGGGGACTCCAGAGGGGGCGAACACCCGCGAACTCGTCCGCTTCGTCACCCAAGAGACGCGGTTCGCGCTGCTTTCCAATATCCTGCAACACCCCGAGGGACTCCCCTCGATGTACGAACTCGAGCAGCTCAACCCGAGCGTGAGCGAGGCGACGGTCTACAAACACGTCCAGAAACTGATCGACGCCGGGATCGTCGAAGAAGTCACGCTGCCGGACGACGAGCGCCAGCAAGGCTATCCCTGGAAGTTCTACCGGCTGACCGACGAGGGACGGGCGTTCCTCGAGAAGCACAACCTGCTCGCGGCCGAGGAGACGCTCCAGCGAATCTACGAGACGATTTCCGATAAACCCGAGAAGATGATCAAGTACGAAAACGCGCCCCGGCCCGACCTCGAGTGA
- a CDS encoding helix-turn-helix domain-containing protein, whose protein sequence is MKRVRITLRPRGDYAPPIYELLAGGASYLERARIVNWNVSNPPTAFLFRLEGAYERFERVLDESGMVSDSELLPITDRECYCFFEGEVSPAARSLFETFTSGSLMTVPPIECNEDGSTTYTIIGTEAEVQAAVDGVPDAVGVTVEAVGGKRVAPDSVVGRLSPRQRDAVETALELGYFDVPRNATSEDVADELGCATATAAEHLQKAESTVMWSLFES, encoded by the coding sequence ATGAAACGCGTCCGCATAACCCTCCGTCCACGGGGCGACTACGCACCGCCGATATACGAACTCCTCGCAGGTGGGGCAAGCTACCTCGAGCGAGCCCGGATCGTCAACTGGAACGTCTCGAATCCGCCGACGGCGTTTCTGTTCCGGCTCGAGGGAGCGTACGAGCGGTTCGAACGCGTGCTCGACGAGAGCGGGATGGTTTCGGACTCCGAACTCCTTCCGATCACCGACCGGGAGTGTTACTGCTTCTTCGAGGGGGAGGTTTCGCCGGCCGCGCGCTCGTTGTTCGAGACCTTCACGAGCGGGAGCCTGATGACGGTTCCGCCCATCGAATGTAACGAGGACGGAAGCACCACGTACACGATCATCGGGACGGAGGCGGAGGTTCAGGCCGCAGTCGACGGCGTTCCCGACGCGGTCGGCGTCACCGTCGAGGCGGTCGGTGGAAAGCGAGTTGCTCCCGATAGCGTCGTTGGCCGACTCTCACCCCGACAGCGGGACGCGGTCGAAACCGCCCTCGAACTCGGCTATTTCGACGTGCCGCGCAACGCGACGAGCGAGGACGTCGCCGACGAGCTCGGGTGTGCGACCGCGACCGCGGCGGAGCACCTCCAGAAGGCCGAATCGACTGTGATGTGGTCTCTCTTCGAGTCGTGA
- a CDS encoding YgaP family membrane protein, translating into MERNVGGLDRIVRGVLGLWLLAVAVAALVADRRGTAVATGIAAAGLLFNATTRFCGGNYLLGIDTTEGASCSRE; encoded by the coding sequence ATGGAACGGAACGTCGGCGGACTGGATCGAATCGTCAGGGGCGTCTTGGGACTCTGGTTGCTCGCGGTCGCCGTCGCGGCACTCGTCGCCGATCGGCGCGGGACCGCCGTCGCGACGGGAATCGCGGCGGCAGGCTTGCTGTTCAACGCGACGACCCGGTTCTGTGGCGGGAACTACTTGCTCGGCATCGATACGACCGAGGGCGCGTCCTGTTCGCGAGAGTAA
- a CDS encoding aldo/keto reductase, which produces MEYTTLGSTGMEVSRICLGCMSFGSSDWREWVLEDEESKEIIDRALDLGINFFDTANMYSRGESERILGEALEGHREEAVVATKGYFRMRDDDPNSGGLSRKAIEQELAASRERLGMDTIDLYQPHRWDYDTPIETTLRALDDAVRRGHIRYIGASSMWAHQFAESLHTSDRLGLERFATMQNHYNLVYREEERETLPLCENEGIGVVPWSPMARGYLTRPHEEIDATTRGETEEHMYEHPYREGGGREINERVADLADDRGATMAQIALSWLLHKDWVDSPIVGTTSVEHLEQAVEALEIELSESDMEYLEEPYEPLPVSGHS; this is translated from the coding sequence ATGGAGTACACGACCCTCGGATCGACCGGCATGGAAGTCAGTCGCATCTGTCTGGGCTGTATGAGCTTCGGCTCGAGCGACTGGCGCGAGTGGGTCCTGGAGGACGAGGAGAGCAAGGAAATCATCGATCGGGCGCTCGATCTGGGGATCAACTTCTTCGACACCGCGAACATGTACTCGCGGGGCGAGTCCGAGCGGATCCTGGGCGAGGCACTCGAGGGGCACCGCGAGGAGGCCGTCGTCGCGACGAAGGGCTACTTCCGGATGCGCGACGACGACCCGAACTCGGGTGGGCTCTCCCGGAAGGCGATCGAACAGGAGTTGGCCGCAAGCCGGGAGCGACTCGGGATGGATACCATCGACCTCTACCAACCCCATCGTTGGGACTACGACACGCCGATCGAGACGACGCTGCGAGCGCTCGACGACGCCGTCCGGCGGGGCCACATCCGTTACATCGGGGCCTCCTCGATGTGGGCCCACCAGTTCGCCGAGTCGCTCCACACCAGCGATCGGCTCGGTCTCGAGCGCTTCGCCACGATGCAGAACCACTACAACCTCGTCTACCGCGAGGAAGAACGCGAGACCCTGCCGCTCTGTGAGAACGAAGGGATCGGCGTGGTTCCGTGGTCACCCATGGCTCGGGGATACCTGACGCGGCCCCACGAGGAGATCGACGCCACGACCCGCGGCGAGACCGAGGAGCACATGTACGAACACCCCTACCGCGAGGGTGGCGGCCGCGAGATCAACGAACGGGTCGCCGACCTGGCCGACGACAGGGGCGCGACGATGGCCCAGATCGCGCTCTCGTGGCTGCTCCACAAGGACTGGGTCGACTCGCCGATCGTCGGTACGACCAGCGTCGAGCATTTAGAGCAGGCCGTCGAAGCCCTCGAGATCGAGCTATCGGAGTCGGACATGGAGTACCTCGAGGAGCCCTACGAGCCGCTTCCGGTGTCCGGACACAGCTGA
- a CDS encoding formate/nitrite transporter family protein: MSNPDQERTDRDPPKQGRDPPRQDRDPPEQEQVREAVERSRSGAPAVGAVVRDRFSSDEIFQRIVAAADEEITSGGRELFFSGLAAGFAITITFLLYASLTAETDNPILSKLLYPLGFIYIIIGGYQLYTENTLPPVALTLERLASIPALLRHWTIVLAGNFAGGGLGAIALYYSQVFDDNTAAAAMSLAEHGVETSWWALFSKAAFAGLIVAGVVWIVYASRDTISRLVVVYMAFLAIPLGDLFHVVVSFTEMVYLVLDGGLHPFVGVTDFVLPVLLGNTIGGIVLVTVVNYFQTSEHRLESARFEGADRQLSISEWLFGSYVGRSYVPLIDTAETHATDNGDYRVLVPISNPRTESTIVDLACRLASGHENATVHAVHIVQMPGRASMRYGAGQTERIVSESEQRMESVCQRAASYDVDCETSTVVSHRSFEDVFDTAEREQADLVVLGWGEDRPWGQGRAEGRINELTSNLPCDFLILKDRDLDTSRVLLPTAGGPDSDLSAEVARTLRDHSGAEITLQHVVASPEDRERGEQFLAEWAAERDLEDAEIVVDDSGDVETAICRQSKDHSLILIGATEEGVVSRLMSDSLHMDVVNEVDSSVLLAERPSDRSVVQRLFGHW, from the coding sequence ATGAGTAATCCCGATCAGGAGCGGACCGACCGAGACCCCCCAAAACAGGGTCGCGACCCCCCACGACAGGACCGAGACCCGCCCGAACAGGAACAGGTTCGAGAGGCGGTCGAACGGTCCAGAAGCGGTGCGCCGGCGGTCGGAGCGGTCGTCCGGGATCGGTTTTCCTCCGACGAGATCTTCCAGCGGATCGTCGCCGCCGCCGACGAGGAAATCACCTCCGGCGGTCGTGAACTGTTCTTCAGCGGTCTCGCCGCCGGGTTTGCGATCACGATTACGTTCCTGCTGTACGCGTCCCTGACGGCGGAGACCGACAACCCGATTCTGAGCAAACTGCTCTATCCGCTTGGCTTCATCTACATCATCATCGGTGGCTACCAGCTCTATACCGAGAACACGCTGCCGCCGGTCGCGCTGACGCTCGAGCGATTGGCCAGCATCCCCGCACTGCTTCGCCACTGGACGATCGTCCTCGCGGGTAACTTCGCCGGCGGCGGGCTCGGGGCGATCGCGCTGTATTACAGTCAGGTCTTCGACGATAACACGGCGGCTGCCGCGATGAGCCTCGCGGAACACGGTGTCGAGACCTCGTGGTGGGCCCTCTTCTCGAAGGCCGCATTCGCCGGGCTGATCGTCGCCGGCGTCGTCTGGATCGTCTACGCCTCCCGCGACACGATCTCGCGGCTCGTCGTCGTCTACATGGCCTTCCTCGCCATTCCACTCGGGGACCTGTTTCACGTCGTCGTCTCGTTTACGGAAATGGTCTACTTGGTGCTCGACGGCGGCCTCCACCCCTTCGTCGGCGTCACCGACTTCGTCCTGCCCGTCCTGCTCGGAAACACCATCGGCGGCATCGTCCTGGTCACGGTCGTCAACTACTTCCAGACCAGCGAACACCGCCTCGAGTCCGCCCGGTTCGAGGGAGCGGATCGCCAGCTCTCGATATCTGAGTGGTTGTTCGGCAGCTACGTGGGTCGGTCGTACGTTCCCTTGATAGACACTGCCGAGACCCACGCGACCGACAACGGCGATTATCGCGTGCTCGTCCCGATTTCGAACCCGCGAACCGAGTCGACGATCGTCGACCTCGCCTGCCGGCTGGCCAGCGGCCACGAGAACGCGACAGTACACGCCGTCCACATCGTCCAGATGCCGGGTCGTGCGTCGATGCGATACGGTGCCGGCCAGACCGAGCGGATCGTCTCCGAGTCCGAGCAGCGAATGGAAAGCGTCTGCCAGCGAGCGGCGTCCTACGACGTCGACTGCGAGACGTCGACGGTCGTTTCCCACCGCTCGTTCGAGGACGTCTTCGACACCGCGGAACGCGAGCAGGCCGATCTCGTCGTGCTTGGCTGGGGAGAGGACCGACCGTGGGGCCAGGGTCGTGCCGAGGGTCGGATAAACGAACTGACCAGCAACCTCCCCTGTGACTTCCTGATCCTCAAGGATCGGGACCTGGACACCTCGCGAGTCCTCCTCCCGACCGCGGGCGGCCCGGACTCGGACCTGAGCGCCGAGGTCGCACGGACGCTTCGCGACCACTCCGGGGCCGAGATCACGCTCCAACACGTCGTCGCCAGCCCGGAGGACCGCGAGCGGGGCGAACAGTTCCTCGCCGAGTGGGCCGCCGAACGCGACCTCGAGGACGCCGAGATCGTCGTCGACGACTCGGGCGACGTCGAGACCGCCATCTGCCGGCAGTCGAAGGACCACTCGCTCATCCTCATCGGGGCGACCGAGGAAGGGGTGGTTTCGCGGTTGATGAGCGATTCGTTGCACATGGACGTCGTCAACGAGGTCGACAGCTCGGTCCTGCTCGCCGAACGGCCCAGCGACCGCAGCGTCGTCCAGCGGCTGTTCGGCCACTGGTAG
- a CDS encoding ABC transporter permease: MSRERDPDRESIRRGPNPPARPDGGIDAGSSWGARWAIARRELASLRSEKTILLALAIQLFIAGFSSFLVVGLVSLYDPGSIDDYQTTVAVTGDDTEELLAAASEQSGVTARRYSDRGTAYDAFETDEVAAVLDANRTDDGRLSVRVTAPEEGLRTTLLVVQLRNTLEHVERVERQQNADAGRLEQSPVPVPSQIQASPYVGFTYTVLLPLLCFLPVFISGSIVVDSVIEERQRGTLELLRVAPLSLADVIDTKLLSIAALAPVQAIAWLLLLAVNGTTIAGPAALIVVVAALSVLVVTVGTGVALWAPDRRQAQLLYSVATVGALVVATALPEHPANTVAKFAIGNPTATTWGLLAAYCLLAVGAFVALRLAIGRLEADSL; the protein is encoded by the coding sequence TTGTCGCGTGAGCGCGACCCCGATCGGGAGTCGATTCGGCGCGGGCCGAACCCGCCGGCGCGCCCGGACGGCGGTATCGACGCCGGCTCGAGCTGGGGTGCACGCTGGGCCATCGCCCGCCGAGAACTAGCGTCGCTGCGCTCGGAGAAGACGATCCTGCTGGCGCTGGCGATCCAGCTCTTCATCGCGGGGTTCTCCTCGTTTCTGGTGGTCGGACTCGTCTCGCTGTACGATCCGGGATCGATCGACGACTACCAGACGACGGTCGCCGTCACCGGCGACGACACCGAGGAGTTGCTCGCGGCTGCGAGCGAACAAAGTGGGGTCACCGCCCGGCGCTACAGCGATCGGGGGACCGCCTACGACGCGTTCGAGACCGACGAGGTAGCCGCGGTTCTCGACGCGAACAGGACCGACGACGGCCGGCTCAGCGTCAGGGTGACCGCGCCCGAGGAGGGGCTTCGGACGACCCTGCTCGTCGTTCAGCTTCGAAACACCTTAGAGCACGTCGAACGCGTCGAGCGCCAGCAAAACGCCGACGCGGGCCGGCTCGAGCAGTCGCCGGTTCCGGTCCCGTCGCAGATCCAGGCGAGTCCATACGTCGGTTTCACGTACACGGTCTTGCTCCCGCTGTTGTGCTTCCTGCCGGTGTTCATCAGCGGCTCGATCGTCGTCGATTCGGTGATCGAGGAGCGCCAGCGCGGGACGCTCGAACTGCTCCGGGTCGCCCCGCTGTCGCTCGCGGACGTGATCGACACGAAGTTGCTGTCGATCGCGGCACTGGCACCGGTTCAGGCGATCGCCTGGCTCCTCTTGCTGGCGGTCAACGGGACCACGATCGCGGGACCGGCGGCGCTGATCGTAGTGGTGGCCGCGCTCTCGGTGCTCGTCGTCACCGTCGGGACCGGGGTCGCGCTGTGGGCCCCGGATCGACGGCAGGCTCAGTTGCTCTACTCGGTAGCCACCGTCGGCGCGCTGGTCGTCGCAACCGCCCTTCCGGAACACCCCGCGAACACGGTCGCGAAGTTCGCGATCGGGAACCCGACGGCGACGACCTGGGGACTGCTCGCCGCCTACTGCCTGCTCGCCGTCGGAGCGTTCGTCGCGCTCAGGCTGGCCATCGGCCGACTCGAGGCGGATTCGCTGTAA
- a CDS encoding PrsW family intramembrane metalloprotease — translation MSDGRLQWLLSHVLRFGRWLQGIIARTSRIARWEVSRSIGTVDRKTALALLAMVLVVGVAGASVADDGPGLERELYVVGVDEDSQYHDVAVQSEEFRAIPLEDVEREHGDPANVDLVVTQGGRITHVGDNGAAAYEAFRGSITAYNSRLMENESDRAAAYPVSVSIEYRQRDPGGTTGSGVSTGGETDAGDGSDEGAEGGSGDGSTTVGGSDRSTDGTGGDGPLQVPTVGGGSTTSQTPGSIAPPFPFKSLVLAFLFIVPMNFVIQSYGSTIMDERVKRRGELLLVSPASRYEIVAGKTLPYLLGLVGIVVAIAVAIDGGPLAVAGAIPIAVLFLASTFIGAMLARSFKELTFVTVTISVVLTTYTFIPAIFTEVNPIALISPLTLVVMDLQDESVRLGEYLFSTGPFYLSAAVCFLLGIGVYREEDMFAQKPIPAKVVDAIARRIHSSWSISLLSILFIPFVFAGQLVAVALLFVVPQGVALPVIVVVAAAIEEVAKSIHVYAGFARSRFEPTLRTAAVVGALSGAGFFVGEKLTHVVQFVGLPELAVGAAAFGPALSSDPLILLLVFLAPLGLHAVTAVTASLGATRGRAGYVVGLVAATILHVTYNLGVFRLVA, via the coding sequence GTGAGCGACGGCCGTCTGCAGTGGCTCCTCTCGCACGTGCTTCGGTTCGGTCGCTGGCTTCAAGGTATCATCGCGCGCACGAGTCGGATCGCCCGCTGGGAGGTCTCCCGGAGCATCGGCACCGTCGACCGGAAGACGGCGCTTGCGCTCCTCGCGATGGTGCTCGTAGTCGGCGTCGCGGGGGCTTCCGTCGCCGACGACGGCCCCGGCCTCGAGCGGGAGCTCTACGTCGTCGGCGTCGACGAGGACAGTCAGTATCACGACGTCGCGGTCCAGAGCGAGGAGTTCCGGGCGATACCGCTCGAGGACGTCGAACGCGAGCACGGGGACCCGGCGAACGTCGATCTCGTGGTGACACAAGGCGGGCGGATTACACACGTCGGCGACAACGGCGCGGCCGCCTACGAGGCGTTTCGCGGCTCGATCACGGCGTACAACTCGCGGCTCATGGAGAACGAATCCGATCGGGCGGCCGCCTATCCGGTTTCCGTTTCGATCGAGTATCGGCAACGCGATCCTGGCGGGACGACCGGCTCCGGTGTCTCCACTGGGGGCGAAACCGATGCTGGGGACGGATCCGACGAGGGGGCCGAAGGCGGTAGTGGAGACGGATCGACGACCGTCGGCGGTAGCGATCGCAGTACCGACGGGACCGGGGGAGACGGGCCCCTGCAGGTTCCGACCGTCGGTGGCGGATCGACGACGTCGCAGACGCCCGGCTCGATCGCGCCGCCGTTCCCCTTCAAATCGCTCGTCCTCGCGTTCCTGTTTATCGTGCCGATGAACTTCGTCATCCAGTCGTACGGAAGCACGATCATGGACGAGCGGGTCAAGCGACGGGGCGAACTCCTGTTGGTGTCACCGGCGTCGCGCTACGAAATCGTCGCCGGAAAGACGCTGCCGTATCTGCTCGGGCTCGTCGGTATCGTCGTCGCGATCGCCGTCGCGATCGACGGCGGCCCGCTGGCCGTCGCCGGGGCGATACCGATCGCCGTACTCTTTCTGGCGTCGACGTTCATCGGCGCGATGCTCGCCCGCTCGTTCAAGGAGCTGACGTTCGTGACGGTCACGATCAGCGTCGTGCTGACGACGTATACGTTCATTCCGGCGATCTTCACGGAGGTAAACCCGATCGCGCTGATCTCGCCGCTGACGCTGGTCGTGATGGATCTGCAAGACGAATCGGTTCGACTGGGGGAGTACCTGTTTTCGACTGGCCCGTTCTATCTCAGCGCGGCCGTCTGCTTCCTGCTGGGGATCGGCGTCTACCGCGAGGAGGACATGTTCGCACAGAAGCCGATCCCGGCGAAAGTCGTCGACGCGATCGCGAGGCGGATTCACAGCTCGTGGAGTATCTCCCTACTCTCGATCCTCTTCATTCCGTTCGTCTTCGCGGGTCAGCTCGTCGCCGTTGCCCTCCTGTTCGTCGTTCCGCAGGGCGTCGCGTTGCCCGTCATCGTCGTCGTCGCCGCAGCGATCGAGGAAGTCGCGAAGAGCATCCACGTCTACGCCGGCTTCGCCCGCTCGCGGTTCGAGCCGACGCTGCGGACGGCCGCCGTCGTCGGCGCGCTCTCGGGGGCCGGTTTCTTCGTCGGAGAGAAACTCACCCACGTCGTCCAGTTCGTCGGTCTGCCCGAACTTGCAGTCGGTGCCGCCGCCTTCGGCCCCGCCCTCTCGAGCGATCCGCTGATACTCCTGCTCGTCTTTCTCGCACCGCTTGGCTTACATGCGGTGACGGCCGTCACCGCTTCGCTCGGAGCGACCCGCGGTCGAGCCGGCTACGTCGTCGGGCTCGTCGCAGCGACGATCCTCCACGTGACCTACAACCTGGGGGTGTTCCGGCTTGTCGCGTGA